From the Microplitis mediator isolate UGA2020A chromosome 6, iyMicMedi2.1, whole genome shotgun sequence genome, one window contains:
- the LOC130670522 gene encoding uncharacterized protein LOC130670522, with product MLFTEEELNTHSVRGGKSNKVKVEVQKPALDPTRLLALKRKENKKKISNNEGCNKENKDENEEEYEEENEEQDEEEDEEEKEKEDGEEYDEEEKSSDGEKK from the exons ATGCTATTTACTGAAGAGGAGTTGAACACTCATAGTGTACGAGGTGGGAAATCTAACAAAGTAAAAGTGGAAGTACAAAAACCAGCTTTGGATCCAACTCGTCTCTTAGCGCTTAAAA gaaaagaaaacaaaaaaaaaataagcaacAATGAGGGATgcaacaaagaaaataaagatgAAAATGAAGAGGAATATGAGGAAGAAAATGAAGAACAGGATGAAGAAGAGGATGAAGAAGAGAAGGAAAAAGAGGATGGAGAAGAGTATGATGAAGAGGAAAAAAGTAGtgacggagaaaaaaaataa